The following proteins are co-located in the Triticum aestivum cultivar Chinese Spring chromosome 1A, IWGSC CS RefSeq v2.1, whole genome shotgun sequence genome:
- the LOC123067152 gene encoding uncharacterized protein isoform X2: MSNCSVLEFLGIAGCAMLTTLQISHPSNTLKHLHVYDCCLLQGMELNFGLVRLEYRGLPIVLSPPGTLLLTNMCIKLEGICTSLEYIFTKLRDNVPRLEVLNLKCQEYKMTTLPGKLHEFVYLKHLILELTFESCQRGKTDILQFACLLVAAPSLEKLEFHMWLRWGRERYRAEDGSLRSLPSQPHSHLRSVDITGFYGEKDRLELVLHILRDSVALESMKVDPSPVVAADVNRLGGLGSMHVPHFVDGYEVALEFLCSRDRRNVVHGASPDIIERARRGSSPLSPRNSSAKASWQRVKRVKRLSRPSSSRGAS; encoded by the exons ATGTCCAACTGCAGTGTTCTAGAGTTCCTTGGAATTGCAGGTTGTGCAATGCTTACAACGTTGCAAATATCTCATCCTTCAAACACACTTAAGCATTTGCATGTATATGACTGCTGTTTGCTTCAAGGGATGGAGTTAAACTTTGGTCTGGTAAGACTTGAGTACAGAGGTCTGCCGATTGTGTTATCGCCTCCTGGAACCTTGCTTCTAACAAATATGTGCATAAAGTTGGAGGGTATTTGTACTTCTCTTGAATACATCTTCACCAAACTTCGTGATAATGTGCCTCGTCTCGAGGTTCTGAATCTAAAATGCCAGGAGTATAAG ATGACTACATTGCCAGGAAAGCTGCATGAGTTTGTTTATTTGAAGCACCTGATATTGGAGTTAACTTTTGAGAGCTGTCAGAGAGGGAAGACTGATATCCTTCAATTTGCCTGCCTTCTGGTTGCTGCTCCTTCCTTAGAAAAGCTTGAATTTCAT ATGTGGCTGCGCTGGGGTCGGGAACGGTATAGAGCCGAGGACGGGAGTCTCCGGAGCCTTCCTTCCCAGCCACACTCCCATCTCAGGTCGGTCGATATCACGGGGTTTTACGGCGAGAAGGACCGGCTGGAGCTTGTGCTCCACATCCTCAGAGATTCCGTTGCGCTGGAGTCGATGAAGGTAGATCCAAGCCCTGTGGTTGCTGCTGATGTTAACCGACTTGGGGGACTGGGGAGCATGCATGTTCCTCATTTTGTGGATGGCTATGAAGTCGCCCTTGAGTTCCTCTGCAGCAGAGACCGTCGCAATGTTGTCCATGGCGCGAGCCCCGAtatcatcgagagggcccgacgTGGGTCTTCCCCCCTGAGTCCACGCAACAGTAGTGCAAAGGCATCCTGGCAACGTGTGAAGAGGGTGAAGCGATTGTCGCGGCCTTCCTCCAGCCGAGGAGCTTCCTGA
- the LOC123067152 gene encoding uncharacterized protein isoform X1, protein MLPAVPRNRIIGALKLDDNKLRKQEFIQRVDAVLEKHSGAGVDRIQFRAPFDNKHRDQIERWVNFATASKAKQIIFDFSTASDISQPCNFDLHLLDDSKSLSLRSIKLCSVSLKVPVGFKGFQNLKSTYLADTNITDDGLQHLMSNCSVLEFLGIAGCAMLTTLQISHPSNTLKHLHVYDCCLLQGMELNFGLVRLEYRGLPIVLSPPGTLLLTNMCIKLEGICTSLEYIFTKLRDNVPRLEVLNLKCQEYKMTTLPGKLHEFVYLKHLILELTFESCQRGKTDILQFACLLVAAPSLEKLEFHMWLRWGRERYRAEDGSLRSLPSQPHSHLRSVDITGFYGEKDRLELVLHILRDSVALESMKVDPSPVVAADVNRLGGLGSMHVPHFVDGYEVALEFLCSRDRRNVVHGASPDIIERARRGSSPLSPRNSSAKASWQRVKRVKRLSRPSSSRGAS, encoded by the exons ATGTTGCCAGCAGTTCCTCGTAATCGTATCATTGGAGCGCTAAAACTTGATGATAATAAACTGAGGAAGCAAGAGTTTATTCAGAGAGTTGATGCAGTCCTAGAGAAACACAGTGGTGCAGGGGTTGACAGGATTCAGTTTCGTGCTCCATTTGATAATAAGCATAGAGACCAGATAGAAAGATGGGTGAACTTTGCTACTGCCTCGAAGGCGAAGCAGATTATTTTCGATTTCTCGACCGCCAGCGACATAAGTCAGCCATGTAACTTCGATTTGCATCTTCTTGATGATAGTAAAAGTTTAAGCTTGCGGTCTATAAAACTCTGCTCTGTTTCTCTAAAGGTGCCCGTGGGATTCAAGGGTTTTCAGAACCTTAAATCGACTTACCTAGCAGACACAAATATTACTGATGATGGTCTTCAACATTTGATGTCCAACTGCAGTGTTCTAGAGTTCCTTGGAATTGCAGGTTGTGCAATGCTTACAACGTTGCAAATATCTCATCCTTCAAACACACTTAAGCATTTGCATGTATATGACTGCTGTTTGCTTCAAGGGATGGAGTTAAACTTTGGTCTGGTAAGACTTGAGTACAGAGGTCTGCCGATTGTGTTATCGCCTCCTGGAACCTTGCTTCTAACAAATATGTGCATAAAGTTGGAGGGTATTTGTACTTCTCTTGAATACATCTTCACCAAACTTCGTGATAATGTGCCTCGTCTCGAGGTTCTGAATCTAAAATGCCAGGAGTATAAG ATGACTACATTGCCAGGAAAGCTGCATGAGTTTGTTTATTTGAAGCACCTGATATTGGAGTTAACTTTTGAGAGCTGTCAGAGAGGGAAGACTGATATCCTTCAATTTGCCTGCCTTCTGGTTGCTGCTCCTTCCTTAGAAAAGCTTGAATTTCAT ATGTGGCTGCGCTGGGGTCGGGAACGGTATAGAGCCGAGGACGGGAGTCTCCGGAGCCTTCCTTCCCAGCCACACTCCCATCTCAGGTCGGTCGATATCACGGGGTTTTACGGCGAGAAGGACCGGCTGGAGCTTGTGCTCCACATCCTCAGAGATTCCGTTGCGCTGGAGTCGATGAAGGTAGATCCAAGCCCTGTGGTTGCTGCTGATGTTAACCGACTTGGGGGACTGGGGAGCATGCATGTTCCTCATTTTGTGGATGGCTATGAAGTCGCCCTTGAGTTCCTCTGCAGCAGAGACCGTCGCAATGTTGTCCATGGCGCGAGCCCCGAtatcatcgagagggcccgacgTGGGTCTTCCCCCCTGAGTCCACGCAACAGTAGTGCAAAGGCATCCTGGCAACGTGTGAAGAGGGTGAAGCGATTGTCGCGGCCTTCCTCCAGCCGAGGAGCTTCCTGA